The Capsicum annuum cultivar UCD-10X-F1 chromosome 3, UCD10Xv1.1, whole genome shotgun sequence genomic sequence tgatgtaataacagagccgcgagctggaacctcgacgggacctcactcgactctccaactcggtatagtccatgtTCTTCCAATCCTTGGAGAGACGTGTCAATTGATTCCTTCATatcttgggtaggtaggatgtcctaagtcaagtaTCGGTTACtcttctttcttctgtttctttctttgaataatggttgggtcaaaatttggtctcgttgtctacttctttgtatgaaaacattttatgtttacatgcaaagaggggcatgatgcaGACACGTAATATTGTCCCTTCTCGaaaatatttttatccatttttacccTTGTCTTACCATGTATCCTACCCTGAGTGATAATCTCTtcacaaaagaacaaaaaaaatcttctaacaaatcaacaacctctccaattaaaagaCAACACCTCACCACCCAATACCCTCCTACCCTACCCCATCCACGTGACCCCCCTCACTTTTATTCTCCAAAAAGAAATAGAACAATACAAAATGAGAGGCCAACTTATGACTAAAAAGCTTCCCACAACAATATACATCTTCTAGGAAATTTCCATAGGACACCTCACTCATGGACCCTACTTTTcccttttgttttttcttcattGAGTACATATAGACACCATACACAAACCATTTTTTGGGGTGGGAGGACTTCGCTGAATACGCACATAACATAGTTTCTTCTCTGTACTATTCATGCATAGAACTACTGAGATTACACACCCTCACATATGAAATAGGGAACTGATAGGCATATACAGACAatagaaccccccccccccccccccccccccccatcgtCACTCTCAACACAggaaaaacatacaaaaaatgaaGAGATTGAGAGAGAGGAGAGTAGCAGAGAGAGAGTCACGAAGAGAGAGCTATAGAGGAAGATCTCGAAGACAAAGAGTGGTCGAAATAGGGGATTGGTGCGAACGTTCGATCCTTTGCCAAgcttttttttgggggggaaaACTTTCACCAGAATCGATTCCGGTTCATCATCCAGTTAACTAGCTCATGAAAAGTCcaaatttcttcattattttgtGGGATTTTCAAGGAAATTTGGCCGAAAACACTAAGTTTGGACGGGAAACGTGGACCAATAATGAATTCCTCACTGAAATTGGTCCAGTTTTGAATCAGTTTCTGCATTTAGCTTTGTGAACGGGTCGAGTTTGTTCTGTTTCTTCCCACTCAATTCTTTGGTCTTCGTACTGTTCTAGGATTCGTAGTTCTGTCTGTCTCCGTCGATTCATTAGGGTCAGTAGCGGGTTTATATTTTTGCAATACCGAGTTTAGAGTTTGTTCGTTGTTGAGGTACTATTCGAGCTTTTGGATTTGGTTTTCTTAAACACTGTTATCAACGTAATATCGAAAGGTTCATTTCTTTAACCCATTCTCTCTTCTTTTGTTGAATTGGCTATGTTTGAGATTGGATGATTTGGTGGATGTTGGATGTCACTAATGTGAAATTCATATGATTACCATGCTTTAATTgttgttatgttttgttgctGATGTTGGATTTCGAGttaaaaattgatttgataaCCGAAGCATGTGTTGATTTTTGGTTGAAAAGAGAATTTGGGGTGGAATTTCGGTTTGATGAAATAGTAAATTCAGATTAACTTTGGTTCATTGTTGTTTTTGGAATGAGCATGAATATTATCGGAATGTAATAGAATCATGATGCGTTGAAATGGATAGGTaatataggtttgggtaggcaaatttaggcttAACGCGTTGATTGAATGCTTTGAATGTTTAAATGTGTGTTTTGAACATTTTTCTAGTTATCTTATTTAATTCAGATGTATTTATTTGgacggggaatgccccgagacatattgtatttattcatcggggaatgccccgacgtactatgttggcggaagaagtttgtgatgaaggcccaaggcatcgggtaaaacacaggagcgtagttaggattagtgtaggttagataggatttattttcatgtttttatttattttggattgaacactatattttggatttgttttattttgtgtgtttgattaattgttttatgtgtttttgtgtggtttatacatttgtaatgtcaaattagccgatatgctccaccaagtgacttggcacaccgcattatgccaagtggcgactctgagttaaaaaaggtaaataatttttttgaaacaaattttcaatcttttgtcactttaaacATAAAAGCTCTTTCGAACTTAAAACAAATCTTTTTTGAAGTTAAAAAGGGGTGACAATGTAtatgaaagaaaagtaaaaaattgtGGTTGAAAGAAAATTGAGATGACGGAAGCGGACAACTCTACGATCATTATCTTGTTCCATGAATATGAGTAGGACCACTTTGTTTTTTGAAGTCGGGACATATACAAAGACATTCTAATGCCATAAAGCCTTATTtgaaagaggaaaataaaataagtcGGTCGCAATTTTGCATATCTATGCTTGATCGTGGTATGCTTACCAACATGTTCAATACAGTTCATATCAATGAGAAGTGGTTTTATATGACTCATCAACGATAGTGTCTTGAACTTTTTCAACCGAGTCTTTCATGATTGTATCTTGAATTATTTCAATCGAATCTTCATTCATGATAGTATCGTGAACTATTTCAATAGagtcttcaaaatcaaaattcatactctAAAATCTCTTTTAactctatttcaatttttttcttcaaaattgagAGAAAGACTTTTATTTCAACTGCTAACCTGCAACTTTTAATTAATGGGAGATATGACCAAACTACTCCTGCAACTTTTAAAGACCTTGGAATTcaaccaaaattttaattaatggaggataaatttgaaaaaaaaaattctaacatgtatcttgaattgtgaacaattcaattattttgaacactaaaaatatttcaacaattcacttattgtgaATGGAGagaataatatattaattttctctgttcatttttatttattcatatttgatTGGATGCAacttttaagaaataataataaaaaaaataattctaatatatacCACTGTtagttataagtcatttaaatattgataaataaataatatttataacaagcataaaatagatacaaaagtGACCTCACTCTCAGATTGCTAGCTGTTGTGTAgtctctttcatttttttattttggttttctgTTTACTATTTGGTATTTGCCCGATTAAATTTGAATActcaagaatttatttttaagaacAACTATTTCTAcgaaatcttttttattttcagatGCTAAATTTCGAACCTCTTATTAAAAACATGGATCACGCGAGTCAATGAATATAATCTATTCCGTCCTTGCTAGCTCTTGTTGtgtgattataattttttttaaaaaaaaatccaaatttagGACCTATTTTAAATTAAACACCGTTTGCTAGTTAGTTACAATTAGACAGGTATTTATAATGTACTCCCTTCATTCGAatttatttgtcattattttcctaatttgattttcatttttacttatcatttttgtcaatcaagaaaaaataatttttttttgtaaaaattacatatataacgacatgtttactGGTATTTACCAATTAGGTACAGCCTATAGATACATgtaataattaaactaattagcATGTTTTAAGGAATGTAATGGCTAAACTTGCATTAATATAACAATTAATCAAACTAATTATGATAAAGGAGCACTAATATCCCACGAAAAAGGTAATTAGTTTGTTAttccatttttttaaaacaaaatcctTTCCATAATCAGTTTCCAGATCTCAAATTGTTCATATGCccctttttttattgattttgtttgaggTAATTGCAATGAATATTTAAGTGTTATTACGTCATTCAGACGTTTGGATTAACGATGTAAGATGCGAGTGCTATCATAGCGATGGAATCGTTGTTAGTGAACATGTATGTGTACGATAAACTGCTTTCAACAATTGTTGTAGAACTGGAAATTGAAGAAAGCAGGAAAAAAATTGAGGCTCGTTACATAGTTGATGGTAATGTTGTACTGTTGTTGATTCGTAATGCAATTGAGATTCCTTCAACTTCTATGCGAAAATATCAGACAAGAAAAGGTATGTATCTTTTTTAACATATTAGTTTTTGTTAATTGTCTCTAGTTTAATGAATTATGTATCTAACTTTAAATTGATAAGTTTTTGACATAACTCTTTTTAGTTATGTTAATATGGCCGAGATACATATTTTTTTGGGTTCATGATACATTTTTCGTGTTCTTGTATTTGTGGTGCTATATTTGAGCATAATTATGTATCTTGTGATGTTTTAGTTTTAGCTATATAAACATAAGAAAGATACATATGAGTATtgttaaagatacatattgtacATGATTGTGCAGTTtatgtatctatcattttgttttCCAGTAAGTTAAGAAACatcttatttttgtaatatattatgaattttaatttgcATGATTGCAACTATGTTCTAAGATGTCATTCAGATGATTGTATTTAGATATGTAAAGCATCCTGTCGGCGGGGGACTGACCTCTTTAAATTGTCGGAGTAAGTACTAATATACAGATTCCTTTATCTGCTAGTCGCCATAAGCAAAATGTCTTTTATCTGCCCTTCACTTTAACAGAGGTCTAATATGGATTAGGTTGATTTCAAGTGCCAAAATCGCGTAATAAACTACCTCTCTTACAGTCAAGAGCAGATATGAGATGATTTGCCAATGACAAGAGCATGCTTTAATATTGTTGGCTAGTTTCTGATTTATGTTAAGAAtttgtgtatgttgttgttatacAACAGGAACTATGTTGTGCAGCATGTTCTTTAACTCTGGGACGAAGAgattttgtgtaagatattcaaTCAACTTGAGAAGCAGTACTTATCATTAGCCTTCAAAAGAGGTGGTAGTCATGTTGTTGAGAGATgcatagagtcagaaaaatctaGAACGATTTCAATAGTTGATGTTCTTCTATCTGATGCAAAAACACTAGTTCAACTTGCCAAAGATCCTTTTGACAATTCTGTTATTCAGAAAGCATTGAAATCAACTTAGGTAAGTTGCTGCATCTTTTCCTTTTTATCACTACAGTCAAACGTCTCTATAACGCCAGTTGTACAAAAACTTGGTTGCTGCATAGGATGCTTGTTACAGAAGGGTCCAACTTTAATAACAAATTAACATGATTGTAAAAGTTGATTTAAgatttgttttctttttgcaGGAATATAGAAAAGAAACACGCCATCAAGCTTTACCAAAAGTTCTAATGACACGTAGCTCGATTCTTGTAAATAACAATCCTAAAAACATGTGATCATCAGTATCAAAaatctaaattcaattttttagaGAGCTTTGAATATAATCAAGATTCAAGACAATGTAGAGGAAGACAATCTTGTTTCTGtgttttttctatttatgttACTTCTGTGTAATCTGTCTCTTTTGTTAGTACTTTGTAACATAAGGGTGAATTTAGGATGATGCAAATCAGTGTAGCTACTAGTACTTTGGTAGAAACATTTTGTAAGAGCTTTTGTGTGTAGTACAACATTTGTTTATCTGTAGTGTTGTCCAATAGCCTGtgatcttttattctttttacaCTTGGAATATGTATTTGGGACAAGAATTTTAATTCCTGTGATTCAAAATTGTGTATtcattacttaaaattttaaacaaCACATAGTAAACCACTTGTATCAACCACATTTGGAGTTAAAAACATGAAGACAAAGGAAATTAAAAGtgctataaatataataatcatagataGCCATTTCACTTTCATCACTTTGAGGgaacatttttcaaaatatgacTTGAAAGTACAAtagtatatttttaattatggtaTCCAAGATAACTTGCTCGCACCTCAAATATTTCACCGAAAACTTAACAACCTCCCACCAACACATACACCGAGCAACTCTCTCCTCAAAGATTTCGAAAGATGAGAGACTTGGAACTACAATAGTTGCTTATCATTTCCAAGCAAATGACCTATTTACTACCTAGCTATTGAAAGTGCAAAACTTCATATAGGAAAAATTGCATCAATACCCCTATTATATTGCAAAGACTAGTGGCGCTTGATATATTACAAAATAGAGTTGCATTTAACCTTCTAAGACTTCAGAACACTTTTAGCAACCTCTTTGACTACTTTTCCTGCAATCAACTCCGTACTCGTCTCCTCTGTCTTCCTCGAGGTGAAAGAAGCACGTTCACTACAAAGTCCACATCGGGCAGTAAGTTTGGTCAAAGAATCAACAATCGGTATTATGTCAAGGACTGAATCAAAGCTTCTTATGCAAAATTCGAAATTAGAATCAAATACAGAATAACTACACTAGTAAACTCACATTCAGAACATCGAAGTATTGAAGCAGAAACAGAACACTTCTTTTCAAAGAAGAAAATCGATCTGATTAAGctacatataaatgcataaacaGATAACAATTTATACAAAATGATACAATATTTATGTTTAATCTTAAAAACATGtatcttttatttgtttatttcaaTAATACTTAAAAACACTAGATACATTTCATACTCAGGTAATCATATATACAAGATAGTACAATACGTATCTTGGATGAAATAACATGTATCTATTGTAATGCTTATTTCAATAAAAGATAAACAACATGAGATACATATAGATGCATTAACATCAGACAACTGatacaagataatacaatatgtatctatAATCTTATAAACATGTATCTTTTGTTATGTTAATTTCAAAACTACTTAAAAAAATACGAgatacatataaaatcataaacaaagAACCACATAAACAAGAAATTTTAAAATGTATCATGCATGTCTAAATATGTATCTCAGCCTAATATTCAACAAATCTGAACATGCAAATACCTTTGGAAGCTCATCTCAAGAAATAACTTCAAAAACCCTTTTTCTCTTAGCGGGAGCTTTATTTCCAGAAGTGTTAGATCCTCTTTTCTTAGAACCatgaatttcttttttcttatcctACTTGGTATGTTTTTTCCACAATTTCTTCATAGTATGTGAATCGTTTCTATGCTTggatctattttcatcaaaaccaaCAAATTTGTAGTCAAAACTACTAGGAACGAACTTTACAACTTCTTCATATTCTTTGATACTTTCTAATTGAGAGAATCCAAGATTAAAAGATGGTTCCAAATCTCTATTCATaatgttaattcaaaataatatagactAAAAAAACGATAATCAAAGAATTTGCTCAACAAAAACACTGAAAAATTGCTTTGTAAATGCaggggaaattttttttttgaaaaaaaaaacgtaAAATAAGATTAGATGAAAATTGAATatgattttaggaaaaaatttatCTTAATTCAAAGGTTTGAATTAGAGGGAGAAATTGGATTGAAACTGCTGCTCAAATTAAGGTGTAAAGTGAGGAAGAAATCGGATAAGTTTTGGTAAAGGAACGGCGTATGAATAGGAGGTTTAAAGATGTATCTCAACTTTTAGTAAAAATAGTAAATGTTGGAATATAtgtaatattttagaagtggagAGATTTTTAGTAGTTTAGAAACTTAAGTTGTTCGTTTAggtaatttttcctttcttttttcatattttactcttaacattaattacttattctccaAATTATTCATCAATACCTTTTACTCCCTCCTTTCAATTTTAGTTGTTCATCATACTAAAAATGATTTCATAATCACCATTAAAACGAAATGTGTCCAACTAAAATGCGATAGAGAGAgtactaaacatcaattaatagatGTAATATGATAAAGTTACAATActaatcattgttttcttaataggtatgtcaagtcaaaatatgaaaaataaaaatgaacggAGGGGTAAAAATTAGTCATGAAAAAATTTATGCAGGTATTAATTATGCAAAGATTAGTTATTTacgtatttatacatgtattactTATTCCACATTCTATTTTACATACGAAACATAAATTCCTTCATAACTAGTACATATATTAATTATGTGAGTTTCTAAATTGCAAACCAAACAACATAATAATTATATACACAAATAATATGCCTCATATTTAATCATCAAATGTAAACAAAATTTTATATCTGCATAACTTTCTCCAAACCAattaccaaacgatcccttaatgTTGAACTTTGACAACTTCAAAGTATGGAAATATCAAAAGAAATTGACTTGTAAGCATAATAAGTCAGCAGATGTAACTTATTATAGATGGAAATAATGTCAGGCGGCCAAGCCAAAACACCAATTGATCATGCTTACTAACATATCGTTGGTTCATTGATTGCGTGTACTGAtgaatatttcttcattttttattaaaaaatttaaattcgaACAAAAAGTATCAAATGAAAGTGTTGAGTTGAATTTGAGCGAATCAATATGAACTGAGTTAATAAATTTATTGGAATAAAATTGACTTAAAAGTTATTTATGCTAAAATGAATTTGATTGAAATGAACTATAACtacaaatttcataaatttctaaaattcaaattatgaatcCACCTCTCTGATAGAACTAGACATGTGAGTTTTAGGACAAGCATTTGAAAAGTAAACTTGTGATATTCTTTATTGAAAGTTCTTTCCATGAAAAACAATCGGAAAAAAAAACATACACTCAACAAAATACAATAACACTTAAAACTTAAGCCCTTAGAGGAATTGATACACCCCCCATACATAATCAATCTGATTTTTTGGTTTCACGTAAAACTTTAAACTTCTTGAACATGACacatttaataattatttgttatatAACGTGACAACAAAGTCATTGGCTTAAGCATATATAGAAGGATTGGCGAGGAGGTATGCTTCGATGGCCTTGATAAGGTCACTGGCTTTCTCTTTGTGCACATTGTGTTCTTCCTCAGTAACAACATAATCACCTTTTGTGTGGTACACAATTACTGTGGTGCAAACACATCCTCCATCTGCAGAAGCTTCAAATTTGCCATCATAGCCAACTGATTCTGCTTTATCTCCAAGAACATCACCTTCGATAAGTGAATATTTTGTAACTAAATTCTTGTCGTCAATCACATGAATCTTTTGCTTCAAATACTTCATTGGACCACCTGACAttagcaataatttttttttacacgaAAAGGTCATTCAAGGGATATTTAGAGATAGAGATGTTAAATGACAGGAATGGACTGAATTTGAATTGATCAAAATAGATAGAGTGAATAAATGAATGGGTTTAACCCATCCATAGTTGAATTAATATGAATTAAAATACTAGTCATAACTCAATTTGTTCAATTATTACTAGTTGTAACTGctttatttattcttataataatttttaatacctCATGAAAGTATGTTTTACgttaggcataatacataagtAACCCCTTTAACTTACCCTCAAAACACATTTATGGCCTCCAACTTTgagtgtgcacaagtagacacacACATCCTATATGGCATAATACACCACATGATACACATAGGACGCCATGTAGAATGATTAATTTACTTTGatcaaagaagaaacaaaagagaGCTTAGGATAGAGAAAAAACATCTTTTTCCTCATGAACTTATcttccaaactcactttagcacttaaatttaactttcatttatttaaccccttaacatctttcaagtgaattaaattcaccctCAAAATCAAAATTCCACTCTCACACGAAGAGTGCACTATACATGCGCCACGTCGTTGCCAAATCAGTGTCATATCATTGCCacgtaaaaaattataattaaaaaaaaataatcctacacacttactttttatatatttaaaaaaaaaatatatacatatactatttttatatatatatactatttttatatataaaaatatatattttatataaataaaatagaccccACCTCCTTCGTTCTTCTTCTTCGcagcccccacccccacccctccccctttcattcttcttcttcacagaCCCCACGCCCACCCCACCCATCTTCGTTCTTCTTTACAGACCCCACCCCCctttactcttctttttttttctcctttttataccTGGCAACGCACATCGCACACACGCTGCACACACAAAATTGGAGAAAAGAGATTGAGCGAAAGAGGAAAATCGGAGGAGAGAGAGAAGAAATAGTGAGACGAGAGAGAGGAGAATCGGGGAGAGAGAAAAGAAACAGTGAgacgaaagaggagaatcagagggagagagagagaagaaacaGCGAGAAATAAGAGAGAGATGGATTGCGTTGAGTTTTTCGGTGAGCAAATCCTCGTTGGATTTCATCACGCAGATCAGAAACTGACTACACCAGTTGGAGATAGGCAAAATCGATCGAAATTCGTTAGCAACGACCTCATTTTGGTTCATTCTCCGGCCAAGTTCGACGGAATTTACAAAAGCAGCCTCACATCGATTGGAACTGATTGTTTATGGTATGATTACGGTGATATTCGACGGGAGCAGGTGAAACAAGGTCGGATTATGTGAGAATCTGATCTGTCTGTTTGCTATTTCTTAGCATCGAGTTGATTTTGTTCGTGGTTGAGGTTTCGTCGTTTGAAGCATTCCGGTCGAAGAAAATGAAGTAAATGccctttcttgatttttttaaaataataataataataataataataataataataaNNNNNNNNNNNNNNNNNNNNNNNNNNNNNNNNNNNNNNNNNNNNNNNNNNNNNNNNNNNNNNNNNNNNNNNNNNNNNNNNNNNNNNNNNNNNNNNNNNNNNNNNNNNNNNNNNNNNNNNNNNNNNNNNNNNNNNNNNNNNNNNNNNNNNNNNNNNNNNNNNNNNNNNNNNNNNNNNNNNNNNNNNNNNNNNNNNNNNNNNNNNNNNNNNNNNNNNNNNNNNNNNNNNNNNNNNNNNNNNNNNNNNNNNNNNNNNNNNNNNNNNNNNNNNNNNNNNNNNNNNNNNNNNNNNNNNNNNNNNNNNNNNNNNNNNNNNNNNNNNNNNNNNNNNNNNNNNNNNNNNNNNNNNNNNNNNNNNNNNNNNNNNNNNNNNNNNNNNNNNNNNNNNNNNNNNNNNNNNNNNNNNNNNNNNNNNNNNNNNNNNNNNNNNNNNNNNNNNNNNNNNNNNNNNNNNNNNNNNNNNNNNNNNNNNNNNNNNNNNNNNNNNNNNNNNNNNNNNNNNNNNNNNNNNNNNNNNNNNNNNNNNNNNNNNNNNNNNNNNNNNNNNNNNNNNNNNNNNNNNNNNNNNNNNNNNNNNNNNNNNNNNNNNNNNNNNNNNNNNNNNNNNNNNNNNNNNNNNNNNNNNNNNNNNNNNNNNNNNNNNNNNNNNNNNNNNNNNNNNNNNNNNNNNNNNNNNNNNNNNNNNNNNNNNNNNNNNNNNNNNNNNNNNNNNNNNNNNNNNNNNNNNNNNNNNNNNNNNNNNNNNNNNNNNNNNNNNNNNNNNNNNNNNNNNNNNNNNNNNNNNNNNNNNNNNNNNNNNNNNNNNNNNNNNNNNNNNNNNNNNNNNNNNNNNNNNNNNNNNNNNNNNNNNNNNNNNNNNNNNNNNNNNNNNNNNNNNNNNNNNNNNNNNNNNNNNNNNNNNNNNNNNNNNNNNNNNNNNNNNNNNNNNNNNNNNNNNNNNNNNNNNNNNNNNNNNNNNNNNNNNNNNNNNNNNNNNNNNNNNNNNNNNNNNNNNNNNNNNNNNNNNNNNNNNNNNNNNNNNNNNNNNNNNNNNNNNNNNNNNNNNNNNNNNNNNNNNNNNNNNNNNNNNNNNNNNNNNNNNNNNNNNNNNNNNNNNNNNNNNNNNNNNNNNNNNNNNNNNNNNNNNNNNNNNNNNNNNNNNNNNNNNNNNNNNNNNNNNNNNNNNNNNNNNNNNNNNNNNNNNNNNNNNNNNNNNNNNNNNNNNNNNNNNNNNNNNNNNNNNNNNNNNNNNNNNNNNNNNNNNNNNNNNNNNNNNNNNNNNNNNNNNNNNNNNNNNNNNNNNNNNNNNNNNNNNNNNNNNNNNNNNNNNNNNNNNNNNNNNNNNNNNNNNNNNNNNNNNNNNNNNNNNNNNNNNNNNNNNNNNNNNNNNNNNNNNNNNNNNNNNNNNNNNNNNNNNNNNNNNNNNNNNNNNNNNNNNNNNNNNNNNNNNNNNNNNNNNNNNNNNNNNNNNNNNNNNNNNNNNNNNNNNNNNNNNNNNNNNNNNNNNNNNNNNNNNNNNNNNNNNNNNNNNNNNNNNNNNNNNN encodes the following:
- the LOC107866593 gene encoding pathogenesis-related protein STH-21-like, translated to MCFEGGPMKYLKQKIHVIDDKNLVTKYSLIEGDVLGDKAESVGYDGKFEASADGGCVCTTVIVYHTKGDYVVTEEEHNVHKEKASDLIKAIEAYLLANPSIYA